The window GCAGCTGATGACATAACATTGACATGACAAACCATAATCAGACAACAAATACATAAATTATTATAGAAAATTTTCAATTGGTAAATAGTACAACCTATATAATGTCCACACTTGATCCATCAGAAAGGTAGGGATTGTAACTTGCCTTTAAGACAAAAGGAACATTTACAAGATTTTTCTGGCATGCTGATCTCACTGCAATTTGAAATACCATTAATAGGATCCGACCCATCATCTACTTTAATATCCGATGACCGAGACGGCTTCAAGCACTTCGAGAAGCCTGATTTATCTGGCCCATCAGCTACTTTGATATCCGGTGACCCAGACGGCTTCAAGCACTTTGAGAAGCCTGATTTACCTAGTGGAACATTGCTGGGAGCTTCACCACTGTCAACATTGCCTTCTTTTACTGctgcaaaatgcaaaccagaacaaTTTGAAGCAGCAGATTTACTGACATCATTTTTAGTCCGAAAGGAATATCTGAAGGAATCAGCACTATCAGTCTCGTCATCCTCTAGACAGTCGTCTTCTGTATTGGTCTCACTTGATTTATCACAATGGGCAGGCACAGACTCAAAATCACTGTAGCCTTGCCCTAACTTGTCAACTTCAGTAAACCCATAGACAAAGATTCCTTTAGAATCCGAAGTCACAAGTTGACATGCCTGCTTAGAATCAAAGGAATAGAGGCCTTTCCCTTTACCATCAACCAAAAAGTCAGCTACACCATCGATTTTGTCCTTGCGTTTCATGGAAACCCTTGCATCTCCAGCTAATTGTTCATCAAAACTGGCATCTTTAAGTCCTCCCCCTTTCCTGCCAACATTGTGTCTTGCAACATTTGTTTCTAAATCCAAAGATAACCTTCTCTTGCCATTAATGTTAGTTATATCACCCAGAACACCCTTCTTGACAGCCATTTCTCTAGAACCACCTCCTTCCCCCATTGTCCACACCTCTAACAGAGATGGTCGAACGCGAAGTTGTTTGATCTATTCGCCAAGATACAACTTTCAAAAAGACATGAGAAAGGAGGCCGAAAATCATCCCATTTTTTTTCTACAAGAAAACGTTTTTAGAGGATGATTATTAGATTACAAAAACCACGACACGGGTGAACGAGAAATATAGAATAGCCACGCGGTTCATGTTCCCAGGTGACCAAAGCTCCATTTCAAGCAAACCCTAATTTCGCCAATAGCAAGAATTGGCAGGAGAAAGAAAGGCAGAAAAATGATTTATGTGTCCAAAACCTCGAAACAAACATCAGAATCAACCGACGATCCCAAACGATATACGCATCAACCCTCACGAtgcaagaagagaaaaaaagggaaaaccggtcGTGAAAAGCCTCGATCAAAATCGAACGGCATGTCCGGAGACGCCGAAACTCGAGACGAGATCAACAACAGCAAGAATTAACGGATCAATGCTACCAACCTTTTCGCCGACGGCTGCGGggagaccgagagagagagagagagagagagagagagagaggagtgggaTCAGATTTGGCGGAAGAAAGAAAAGGGCGGGCTTTTAGATTTGATAGGGAAGAGCGAAGAACGCTATAAGCGCGCGGACTTCATTGGGATTTCTCCCAAGGCGGCAGCGGGATGCGGTGTTTCGCCGGTGACGATAACCGAACGCTCTCTACGCGTTTGCGATCGCTTATCTTGTGGACGGAGGTAGGTCCGACCGCAGGAACACAAAAAAAACCGTAAAACGTATTACTTGAACTCGTTGGAATGCGATCGCAGCAACATCCGACTAAATGTCTTCGGATAACCGGAGAATTAAGGCGGATCACACCATCTAAAACATTGATGGTGTACCCGATCCGCTAGGGTTTAAAATCTCATCCAAAATATTTTGTGCAGGTATTAGCTGAGAAAATTATGATAGTTTATCATGAGATTCTAAGTTCAAATTTTGTCTTCgtcatttatcatttaaaaaaaaataaataaaagattttaAGAAGAGCAGAGAAAAGAAAAGCCCACAGCCCATTGGGCCGGAATGCTGAGTGTACAGTCTTCTATAATTGTGGCCCAGAAGATGAACAATGGAGAGACTGTTTTAGTGAAGCTTCATTTCACCAATCATTTAGCCACTAAAACTTCAAGGAGGAAGAAGGTTTTCATGGGGACACTGTTTGCATGAGATCCCTCGGTTCATGGAGAGTCGTCGGCCGACCATGGGAAGACCACTGGGAATAAGAACACCGGAAGACATTGGCGGTCATATGTGTGTCATGGACGACAGTAAGATTCCAAACCTCATCAAAGCCAAAGCCGCCGAAAGCTAACGCCTTTTCACATGCAAGAGCGTGAATATTATTAGCTGCACTTGCCATCAAGAGGGCCACGTCTGAGGGTTATTCTTCCACTCTCGATCCCCACATCACACCTTCTCTTGCATCCCCAAGAAGAATCGCAGGAAAGTTCACGATCAGTGCCATGCATGTCTTACGACAGCCATGAAAGGTTGAGAGCACCACCGACGAAGAAGATGGCTTATCGTCAAGGCACAACCACGCTGTCCGATGTGGGGAATAGCGAATAAAGGATATGTGCCTACCCACGCCACCGAATTCATCGTAAATTTCCATGTCATGGGCGAAGATTTCAAAGAACATGAAAAGCGTGAAGCATGGGAATTGGATCTCGATAGAAAATAAGGTCTCAGGCTTCAgttgacttgaggtgttggaacGAAGAATGTGAATAGATGTGGCACACTTGCATGAGGGGTTAGAATCCAGCGTTAGGCAGAGAAGGATCAGTTTACTTTGCGAATGGATTCTTGGAAGGTGGGAAGGTGTTGGAGGCATATCTGCATCTCCATGGGACTGTCAAATGCATGCATGGATTCTGATGACCTATGTGAGAGACAGAAACACTGGAAACCTCCAGGAACAGAGAAGGTTGGAGTAGTGTTAGAATATTGGAATGAAGAAACATGAACAGTTGAAGGTTCTGACGAATTCAAGGTAGGGCATAAAAGTAGTCTGACAAGAGGATTCCTGGAAGGTGTGTTTCTATCAAAAGAAGTAGAGATCACAAAGGCATGTGGATGTCCCCAACTCACCCACTTGTCATTACCAGTTTATTTCCAGTAAGATAACAATGAAAAATGATGCCAATAAGTAAGCAGTGTAGTATTTGTTTGTCGACGAGAAGCATATATACATTTTACTTTCTTTGTGTTTATCAAGAAAAGGCAATTATTCTcacacttaaattttttttttggggggtcaAAAGTCATCTTTACTTCCCAAAAGTATTAGAGGCAAAAAGTTGCCCTACAATACAGGAAATCTTGAGACCATTGTGGGGGGCAGTTTGCCAACCTAGCTAGAATGTCTAGGTGAGGTCAATGATGTGCAGATTTGGCTTGGCTTCTGTCCACTTGACCAAATATCAATTCTACAATTGACCTGCAAAAGTCATGTATAGATCTTTTCTTATTAATGCAACCAAAATTGTTTCAGAATGTATGCAGATCTGATCGTATATAATTGGAGCTGTACAATAATTGAAAGAGGAATCAATTCCTGAAGCTGCCATCACCAGTAGTTCATGAAAGGGAATGTTTTCAGCCTCCCTCTAAGCTCCATCCAGTGGGGTTGAAAGATGATGCGAAGATAACGACGACGACAAGTCTATGGATACCTGCATTCCCAAAGGGATAACCAAGGAAAGGGGGGGTTTCTTCTAGTGCTGTCCAAATCTGATCTGAATCATGACACTTGAGCTAGAAAGATAAAGCCAGGTTTTCCTGCGCATGACTTTTTGTTTACCTTGTGAgcaagaaaaggagaaagaaaggaagaccaaAAACATGTGAAAACCTAGGAGATATCTCAATTGTTGGATTTGGATTTCTTGTGGGGCATAAAAATCCAAAGACGTCCTAGAGATTAGGTGGGCTCACGAGAATGAGCT of the Musa acuminata AAA Group cultivar baxijiao chromosome BXJ2-10, Cavendish_Baxijiao_AAA, whole genome shotgun sequence genome contains:
- the LOC103969122 gene encoding uncharacterized protein LOC103969122 gives rise to the protein MGEGGGSREMAVKKGVLGDITNINGKRRLSLDLETNVARHNVGRKGGGLKDASFDEQLAGDARVSMKRKDKIDGVADFLVDGKGKGLYSFDSKQACQLVTSDSKGIFVYGFTEVDKLGQGYSDFESVPAHCDKSSETNTEDDCLEDDETDSADSFRYSFRTKNDVSKSAASNCSGLHFAAVKEGNVDSGEAPSNVPLGKSGFSKCLKPSGSPDIKVADGPDKSGFSKCLKPSRSSDIKVDDGSDPINGISNCSEISMPEKSCKCSFCLKAAYMWADLHYQDVRGRLAALKKSKRLARTLEVRSCSSNHNIKAIQQSTKRSSELEFELTQQWRSLFLRTENALVLETAQLHANFLRLKELREICKRDLETISMVPSDK